From Stenotrophomonas maltophilia, a single genomic window includes:
- the rodA gene encoding rod shape-determining protein RodA — translation MKVFLRWAGDMLRRFFSTLDWVLCLALGALMVIGLATLKSAGGDSLVMAQGARFAVGMAALWGISRVPILRIRSATPMIYAISMIPLLAVFVLGTGKYGRQWLDLKFFYLQPAELLKVSLPMMVAWYLHRMPLPPRFNTVLVALVIIGVPTGLVMLQPDFGTGVLIAASGVFVLLLAGLPWWWVGLGVGGVAAVAPLAWFWLLRPYQKDRIMMFLDPEMDALGAGWNIIQSKIAIGSGGFDGKGWGEGSQSHLNFIPEQTTDFAFSVLSEEFGWIGVATVLALYLVVIGRCLWIASQSRDSYSRLLAGATGLAFFVYVLVNGGMISGLLPVVGVPMPLISYGGTSAVSLLAGFGLVMAVRSHNPVHGGYG, via the coding sequence ATGAAGGTGTTCCTGCGCTGGGCCGGCGACATGCTGCGCCGCTTCTTCAGCACGCTGGACTGGGTGTTGTGCCTGGCGCTGGGCGCGTTGATGGTGATCGGCCTGGCCACCTTGAAGAGCGCCGGTGGCGACAGCCTGGTGATGGCCCAGGGGGCGCGTTTCGCGGTGGGCATGGCCGCACTGTGGGGCATCTCGCGGGTGCCGATCCTGCGCATCCGCTCAGCCACGCCGATGATCTACGCGATCTCGATGATCCCGCTGCTGGCGGTGTTCGTACTCGGCACCGGCAAATACGGACGGCAGTGGCTGGACCTGAAGTTCTTCTACCTGCAGCCGGCCGAGCTGCTGAAGGTCAGCCTGCCGATGATGGTGGCCTGGTACCTGCACCGGATGCCGCTGCCGCCGCGCTTCAACACCGTGCTTGTGGCGCTGGTCATCATCGGCGTACCGACCGGGCTGGTGATGCTGCAGCCGGACTTCGGCACCGGCGTGCTGATCGCTGCCAGTGGTGTGTTCGTGCTGCTGCTGGCGGGCCTGCCGTGGTGGTGGGTCGGCCTGGGCGTGGGGGGCGTGGCTGCGGTCGCGCCGCTGGCCTGGTTCTGGTTGCTGCGGCCGTACCAGAAGGACCGCATCATGATGTTCCTGGACCCGGAGATGGATGCGCTGGGCGCGGGCTGGAACATCATCCAGTCGAAGATCGCGATCGGTTCCGGCGGCTTCGACGGCAAGGGCTGGGGCGAGGGCTCGCAGTCGCACCTGAACTTCATTCCCGAGCAGACCACCGACTTCGCGTTCTCGGTGCTGAGCGAGGAATTCGGCTGGATCGGCGTGGCCACCGTGCTGGCGTTGTACCTGGTGGTGATCGGGCGCTGCCTGTGGATCGCCAGCCAGTCGCGCGATTCCTATTCGCGGCTGCTGGCCGGTGCCACCGGCCTGGCGTTCTTCGTGTACGTGCTGGTCAACGGCGGGATGATTTCCGGCCTGCTGCCGGTGGTGGGCGTGCCGATGCCACTGATCAGCTACGGCGGCACCTCGGCGGTATCGCTGCTGGCCGGCTTCGGGCTGGTGATGGCAGTGCGCAGCCACAATCCGGTACACGGCGGCTACGGCTGA
- the mrdA gene encoding penicillin-binding protein 2 — protein MIPRRQVKNPHAEAEQFRRRAALGFLGVLVCLLGLGGWYFKLQVLDHDVYATRSEANRIKPRPVVPGRGMIYDRNGRLLAENVPAFRLDVTPDKVKDMDATLEGLAKIISISPEELEAFNKSRKARRKFLPVTLKLRMSDEEMARFAVDRWRFPGVELEPYLTRRYPYGDLFAHIIGYVGRVDDKDLEILGEGNAALTHIGKSGLERYYEQQLRGKVGYEQVETNVQGRAIRTIGRVAAQSGADLRLSIDADLQRAMVAAFGDQEGSAVAMDPRTGEVLAMVSLPSYDPNLFVNGISHADFKALNENPSRPQFNRLVLGGVAPGSTLKPLIGLAGLDSGVRRPEDKVLSTGMFYLPGTSRGWGDAHRGGHGWTDLRKSIAESVNTYYYKLALDLGIERFDHYMEYYGFGQPTGIDLTGEIGGILPSPAYKRKTRKEAWYPGDTVNISIGQGDWKVTPLQLARGVSALADGQLRTPHLVIQQRDGFDSDWAATSPGEIKPVSPNPSNLQAVREGMMATMRPGGSGWRVAVGAPYVMAGKTGTAQVISRKGTAAVNPKSLPMHLRHRALFVGFAPVENPVIAIAVAVEGGGYGGSAAAPIARKVFDAYLLGKMPEGMQPLDSERGTTAIGATAFDNEDAGARQAGDLAAAQLAEHPVLVGVPAPEPAPAPAPAPPPGTPAAAALPATPRPTSAEPAR, from the coding sequence ATGATTCCGCGCCGCCAGGTCAAGAACCCACACGCCGAAGCCGAACAGTTCCGCCGTCGCGCGGCGCTGGGTTTCCTGGGCGTGCTTGTCTGCCTGCTGGGCCTGGGCGGCTGGTACTTCAAGCTGCAGGTGCTGGACCACGACGTCTACGCCACGCGCTCGGAGGCCAACCGCATCAAGCCGCGGCCGGTGGTGCCCGGGCGCGGCATGATCTATGACCGCAACGGCCGCCTGCTGGCCGAGAACGTGCCGGCCTTCCGCCTGGACGTGACCCCGGACAAGGTCAAGGACATGGACGCCACCCTCGAAGGGCTGGCGAAGATCATCAGCATCAGCCCGGAAGAGCTGGAAGCGTTCAACAAGTCGCGCAAGGCGCGCCGCAAGTTCCTGCCGGTCACGCTGAAGCTGCGCATGAGCGACGAGGAGATGGCGCGCTTCGCCGTCGACCGCTGGCGCTTCCCCGGCGTCGAGCTGGAGCCCTACCTGACCCGCCGCTACCCCTACGGCGACCTGTTCGCGCACATCATCGGCTACGTCGGCCGCGTCGATGACAAGGATCTGGAGATCCTCGGTGAAGGCAATGCGGCGCTGACCCACATCGGCAAGTCCGGCCTGGAGCGCTATTACGAGCAGCAGCTTCGCGGCAAGGTCGGCTACGAGCAGGTCGAAACCAACGTGCAGGGCCGTGCGATCCGCACCATCGGCCGCGTCGCCGCGCAGTCCGGTGCCGACCTGCGGCTGTCGATCGACGCCGACCTGCAGCGCGCCATGGTCGCCGCCTTCGGCGACCAGGAAGGCTCGGCGGTGGCGATGGACCCGCGTACCGGCGAAGTGCTGGCGATGGTCAGCCTGCCGTCCTACGACCCCAACCTGTTCGTCAACGGCATTTCCCATGCCGACTTCAAGGCGCTGAACGAGAACCCGTCGCGGCCGCAGTTCAACCGCCTGGTGCTCGGCGGCGTCGCCCCGGGCTCCACGCTGAAACCGCTGATCGGCCTGGCCGGCCTGGATTCGGGCGTGCGCCGCCCGGAAGACAAGGTGCTGTCCACCGGCATGTTCTACCTGCCCGGCACCTCGCGCGGCTGGGGTGACGCCCACCGCGGCGGCCACGGCTGGACCGACCTGCGCAAGTCCATCGCCGAGTCGGTCAATACCTACTACTACAAGTTGGCGCTGGACCTGGGCATCGAGCGCTTCGACCACTACATGGAGTACTACGGCTTTGGCCAGCCGACCGGCATCGACCTGACCGGCGAAATCGGCGGCATCCTGCCGTCGCCGGCTTACAAGCGGAAGACCCGCAAGGAAGCCTGGTACCCCGGCGATACGGTCAACATCAGCATCGGCCAGGGCGACTGGAAGGTCACCCCGCTGCAGCTGGCGCGTGGTGTCAGCGCGCTGGCCGACGGCCAGTTGCGCACCCCGCACCTGGTGATCCAGCAGCGCGACGGCTTCGACAGCGACTGGGCGGCGACGTCGCCTGGCGAGATCAAACCGGTCAGCCCCAACCCCAGCAACCTGCAGGCGGTGCGTGAGGGCATGATGGCGACCATGCGGCCCGGCGGCAGCGGTTGGCGCGTGGCGGTGGGTGCGCCGTACGTGATGGCCGGCAAGACCGGTACCGCGCAGGTCATCAGCCGCAAGGGCACGGCCGCCGTGAATCCGAAGAGCCTGCCGATGCACCTGCGCCACCGCGCGCTGTTCGTCGGCTTCGCGCCGGTCGAGAACCCGGTGATCGCGATCGCGGTGGCGGTGGAGGGTGGCGGCTACGGTGGTTCGGCGGCCGCGCCGATCGCACGCAAGGTGTTCGACGCCTACCTGCTGGGCAAGATGCCTGAAGGCATGCAGCCGCTGGACAGCGAGCGCGGCACCACCGCCATCGGCGCCACCGCGTTCGACAACGAAGATGCCGGTGCGCGCCAGGCCGGTGATCTGGCCGCCGCGCAGCTGGCCGAGCACCCGGTGCTGGTCGGCGTGCCTGCGCCCGAACCGGCACCCGCGCCGGCTCCGGCACCGCCGCCGGGCACACCGGCTGCCGCCGCGCTGCCGGCCACGCCGCGTCCCACCTCTGCGGAGCCCGCACGATGA
- the mreD gene encoding rod shape-determining protein MreD, with protein MSRLRDNPWVLPASLVVALLLGLLPLPALLQPLRPYWLALVLAYWVIEAPERVGLGVAFASGVIADLLYGGVLGEQALRLVMLAFILQRFRARIRFFPMSQQMLAIGGLLFNDRIVSALVHILVGEPTLPWSYWWAPLLGMGLWPLVFVLLDAVRFGKRGR; from the coding sequence ATGAGCCGCCTGCGCGACAACCCGTGGGTGCTGCCGGCCAGCCTGGTGGTGGCGCTGCTGCTGGGCCTGCTGCCGCTGCCGGCGCTGCTGCAGCCGCTGCGCCCGTACTGGCTGGCGCTGGTACTGGCGTACTGGGTGATCGAAGCGCCCGAACGCGTCGGCCTGGGCGTCGCCTTCGCCAGTGGCGTGATCGCCGACCTGCTATACGGCGGCGTTCTCGGTGAACAGGCGCTGCGGCTGGTGATGCTGGCCTTCATCCTGCAGCGCTTCCGTGCCCGCATCCGCTTCTTCCCGATGTCACAGCAGATGCTGGCCATCGGCGGCCTGCTGTTCAACGACCGCATCGTCAGCGCGCTGGTCCACATCCTGGTGGGCGAGCCGACGTTGCCGTGGTCGTACTGGTGGGCGCCGCTGCTGGGCATGGGCCTGTGGCCGCTGGTGTTCGTGCTGCTGGACGCGGTGCGCTTCGGCAAGCGCGGGCGCTGA
- the mreC gene encoding rod shape-determining protein MreC, which yields MPPYAGPPVASRSGDAASPLRLLAYLALAITLIVLDDQAGWLAQLRGQANSLVQPVWALAGLPGKLGNQVKDSAASHGQLVNENRELRNQLLLANARLTRLQTAALDNAQLRELLNVAERSGLDVQLAPVLDIDLDPVKQRLVLDAGSREGVHVGQAVIDAGGLMGQVISVTGGTSTVLLLTDPDHAVPVTVARNGVRLIVYGRGDKLELRDIPLSAGVEVGDEIVTSGLGGRFPAGFPVGTITGLRPDDTHAFLVGELKPAAQLDRGRDVLLLRPGAAIRIPPELRLQLEATAPGGPATGATAPAPATTTPAPASAPVVPAAGRQQPSLQTRTVAPASHLTPAPSARPPQQEGGFPPAGSTVVPAAGRQPTTPEAQR from the coding sequence GTGCCGCCCTACGCCGGACCTCCCGTCGCTTCCCGATCCGGTGATGCCGCCAGCCCCTTGCGGCTGCTGGCTTATCTCGCACTGGCCATCACCCTGATCGTGCTTGACGACCAGGCCGGCTGGCTCGCGCAGCTGCGCGGGCAGGCCAACAGCCTGGTGCAGCCGGTGTGGGCGCTGGCGGGCCTGCCGGGCAAGCTCGGCAACCAGGTCAAGGATTCGGCGGCCAGCCATGGCCAGCTGGTCAACGAGAATCGTGAACTGCGCAACCAGCTGCTGCTGGCCAACGCGCGCCTGACCCGCCTGCAGACCGCCGCGCTGGACAACGCCCAGCTGCGCGAACTGCTGAACGTGGCCGAGCGCAGTGGCCTGGATGTGCAGCTGGCACCGGTGCTGGACATCGACCTGGACCCGGTGAAGCAGCGGCTGGTGCTCGACGCCGGCAGCCGCGAAGGCGTGCATGTCGGGCAGGCGGTGATCGATGCCGGCGGCCTGATGGGCCAGGTGATCAGCGTCACCGGCGGCACCTCCACCGTGCTGCTGCTGACCGACCCCGACCACGCGGTACCGGTCACCGTGGCCCGCAACGGCGTGCGCCTGATCGTCTACGGCCGCGGCGACAAACTGGAACTGCGCGACATTCCGCTCAGCGCTGGTGTGGAAGTGGGCGATGAGATCGTGACTTCCGGTCTGGGTGGCCGCTTCCCGGCCGGCTTCCCGGTCGGCACCATCACCGGCCTGCGTCCGGACGATACCCATGCCTTCCTGGTCGGCGAACTGAAGCCGGCGGCCCAGCTCGACCGCGGCCGCGACGTGCTGCTGCTGCGCCCGGGCGCGGCGATCCGGATTCCGCCGGAACTGCGCCTGCAGCTGGAAGCCACCGCGCCGGGCGGCCCGGCCACGGGTGCCACCGCGCCTGCGCCAGCCACAACGACGCCGGCTCCGGCCAGTGCTCCGGTAGTGCCGGCCGCTGGCCGGCAACAGCCCTCGTTGCAAACGAGGACTGTTGCCCCCGCATCCCACCTTACCCCCGCGCCTTCGGCGCGCCCCCCTCAACAAGAGGGGGGCTTTCCCCCAGCCGGGTCCACGGTAGTGCCGGCCGCTGGCCGGCAACCGACCACGCCGGAGGCCCAACGATGA
- a CDS encoding rod shape-determining protein produces MFKKLRGMFSNDLSIDLGTANTLIYVRGQGIVLNEPSVVAVRQDRAIGGTRSVAAVGAEAKQMLGRTPGHITTIRPMKDGVIADFTYTEAMLKHFIKKVHKSRVLRPSPRVLVCVPAGSTQVERRAIKESAEEAGARDVFLIEEPMAAAIGAGMPVTEARGSMVIDIGGGTTEVAVISLNGIVYSASVRIGGDRFDESITNYVRRNHGMLIGEATAERIKVELGCAYPQAEVIEMEISGRNLAEGVPKMIKISSNEVLEALHEPLSGIVSAVKLALEQTPPELCADVAERGIVLTGGGALLRDLDRLISEETGLHVQVADDPLTCVARGGGRALELVDMHGNEFFAPE; encoded by the coding sequence ATGTTCAAGAAACTCCGTGGCATGTTCTCCAACGACCTGTCCATCGACCTGGGCACGGCCAACACCCTCATCTACGTGCGCGGGCAGGGGATCGTGCTGAACGAGCCGTCGGTCGTGGCCGTGCGTCAGGACCGTGCCATTGGCGGCACCCGTTCGGTGGCAGCCGTAGGCGCCGAGGCCAAGCAGATGCTGGGCCGTACCCCGGGCCACATCACCACCATCCGCCCGATGAAGGATGGCGTCATTGCCGACTTCACCTACACCGAGGCGATGCTCAAGCACTTCATCAAGAAGGTGCACAAGTCGCGCGTGCTGCGCCCGAGCCCGCGCGTGCTGGTCTGCGTGCCGGCCGGCTCGACCCAGGTCGAGCGCCGCGCGATCAAGGAATCGGCCGAGGAAGCCGGCGCCCGTGACGTGTTCCTGATCGAAGAGCCGATGGCCGCGGCGATCGGCGCCGGCATGCCGGTGACCGAAGCCCGTGGCTCGATGGTCATCGACATCGGCGGCGGCACCACCGAAGTGGCGGTGATCTCGCTCAACGGCATCGTCTATTCGGCGTCGGTCCGCATCGGCGGCGACCGCTTCGACGAGTCCATCACCAACTACGTGCGCCGCAACCACGGCATGCTGATCGGTGAAGCCACCGCCGAGCGCATCAAGGTCGAGCTGGGCTGCGCCTACCCGCAGGCGGAAGTGATCGAGATGGAAATCTCCGGCCGCAACCTCGCCGAGGGCGTGCCGAAGATGATCAAGATCAGCTCCAACGAGGTGCTCGAGGCCCTGCACGAGCCGCTGTCGGGCATCGTCAGCGCGGTCAAGCTGGCGCTGGAGCAGACCCCGCCGGAACTGTGCGCCGACGTCGCCGAGCGCGGCATCGTGCTGACCGGTGGTGGCGCCCTGCTGCGCGACCTGGACCGCCTGATCTCCGAGGAAACCGGCCTGCACGTGCAGGTGGCCGACGATCCGCTGACCTGCGTGGCCCGCGGCGGTGGCCGTGCGCTGGAGCTGGTCGATATGCACGGCAACGAGTTCTTTGCGCCGGAGTAA
- a CDS encoding carbohydrate kinase family protein: protein MSALICGSLAFDTIMVFPDQFKNHILPDKVHILNVSFLVPRMRREFGGCAGNIAYNLHLLGGQPIPMGTVGSDFGPYREYFEGLGIDLTRVRVIDELFTPQAFITTDHDNNQITAFHPGAMMRSYENHVRGVPGVTLGLVGPDGREGMIQNAQEFHEDGIPFIFDPGQAMPLFNGPELRAFIDQADYVVVNDYESNLLQERTGWDEKEIVSRVKAYITTRGPKGAVIHTPEKSYDIPPAHERRVVDPTGCGDAFRAGLIYGIQKGYDWLTIGRMGNLMGALKVEHPGTQNQRFTFDEFNEQFKQQFGYALSA, encoded by the coding sequence ATGTCCGCTCTGATCTGTGGTTCTCTTGCCTTCGACACCATCATGGTGTTCCCGGACCAGTTCAAGAATCACATCCTGCCGGACAAGGTGCACATCCTGAACGTGTCCTTCCTGGTGCCGCGCATGCGCCGCGAGTTCGGTGGCTGCGCCGGCAACATCGCCTACAACCTGCACCTGCTGGGCGGCCAGCCGATCCCGATGGGCACCGTGGGTTCGGACTTCGGCCCGTACCGCGAATACTTCGAAGGCCTGGGCATCGACCTGACCCGCGTGCGCGTGATCGATGAGCTGTTCACTCCGCAGGCGTTCATCACCACCGACCACGACAACAACCAGATCACCGCCTTCCATCCGGGCGCGATGATGCGCTCCTACGAGAACCACGTGCGTGGCGTGCCGGGCGTGACCCTGGGCCTGGTCGGCCCGGACGGCCGCGAGGGCATGATCCAGAACGCGCAGGAGTTCCACGAGGACGGCATCCCGTTCATCTTCGACCCGGGCCAGGCCATGCCGCTGTTCAACGGCCCGGAGCTGCGTGCCTTCATCGACCAGGCCGACTACGTGGTGGTCAACGACTACGAGTCGAATCTGCTGCAGGAACGCACCGGCTGGGACGAAAAGGAGATCGTCAGCCGGGTCAAGGCCTACATCACCACGCGCGGCCCGAAGGGCGCGGTCATCCACACCCCGGAAAAGAGCTACGACATCCCGCCGGCGCACGAGCGCCGCGTGGTCGACCCGACCGGCTGTGGCGACGCCTTCCGTGCCGGCCTGATCTACGGCATCCAGAAGGGCTACGACTGGCTGACCATCGGCCGCATGGGCAACCTGATGGGCGCGCTGAAGGTCGAACACCCCGGCACCCAGAACCAGCGCTTCACCTTCGATGAGTTCAACGAGCAGTTCAAGCAGCAATTTGGCTACGCGCTTAGCGCGTAA
- a CDS encoding HAD family hydrolase produces the protein MIATGSAVHALSAIRHWVFDMDGTLTVAVHDFAAIRRTLQIAAEEDILDHIAALPDAPARAKREWLLDHERALAEDALPAPGAVKLLRALAAAGCRLGILTRNDHALAKLTLEAIGVGELFDDADIIGRDEAVPKPSPDGLQQHLRRWGVSAGQAVMVGDHAYDLECGRAAGTHTVLVNLPENPWPDCTDWHFADCRDLLAAWLQKG, from the coding sequence ATGATCGCAACGGGCAGCGCAGTGCACGCGTTGTCCGCGATCCGGCACTGGGTGTTCGACATGGACGGCACGCTGACGGTAGCCGTGCATGACTTCGCGGCGATCCGCCGCACGCTGCAGATCGCCGCCGAGGAAGACATCCTCGACCATATCGCCGCGCTACCGGACGCACCGGCACGGGCCAAGCGCGAGTGGCTGCTGGATCACGAACGCGCGCTGGCCGAGGACGCACTGCCGGCGCCGGGCGCGGTGAAGCTGCTGCGCGCGCTGGCGGCCGCAGGCTGTCGGCTGGGCATCCTGACCCGCAACGACCACGCGCTGGCGAAGCTGACGCTGGAGGCGATCGGAGTCGGCGAACTGTTCGACGATGCCGACATCATCGGCCGCGATGAAGCCGTGCCCAAGCCTTCACCGGATGGCCTGCAGCAGCACCTGCGGCGCTGGGGCGTTTCCGCCGGGCAGGCGGTGATGGTCGGGGACCACGCCTACGATCTGGAGTGCGGCCGCGCTGCGGGCACCCACACCGTGCTGGTCAACCTGCCGGAAAACCCATGGCCGGACTGCACCGACTGGCATTTCGCCGACTGCCGCGACCTGTTGGCCGCATGGCTGCAGAAGGGGTAG
- a CDS encoding M1 family metallopeptidase, whose translation MRNPLMLLPLAVALAAGCSQEAAAPAAAPTAAKAPAAPVNAENRSHDESSYAEPDKVVIKDIALDLKLDFDQKQIGGTATYTLEWKQKDAKQLVLDTRELSVSKVEAVAADGARSPLKFELAAADKVFGSKLTIEAPEQPAKVEVTYHTAPTASGLQWLAPSMTEGKKLPFMFSQSQAIHARSWVPLQDTPSVRFTYSAHVVSRPDVMVLMSADNDPKAARDGDYTFKMPQPIPSYLLAIAAGDLVFEPISGRSGVWAEPTMVNKAAKEFEDTEKMIGAAEKLYGEYRWGRYDMLVLPPSFPFGGMENPRLTFATPTVIVGDKSLVSLVAHELAHSWSGNLVTNASWKDIWLNEGFTTYVQGRITEALYGKEMAEMEKQIDQTDLLAEVKDMSPADQALALPPLNERDPDEALSQVAYVKGSWFLEFLEQRFGRETFDPFLRGWFDDHAFQSANTDQFVEYLKKNLLPKNPSAVTEAELKAWLDEPGIPAFAVKAQSRNFSSVDTARIAFASAGTVPSSQVIADWSTQEWVRFIDGLGATQPLDKLATLDKAFHFTGTPNGEIAMRWYPLAIRSGYEQANEGAAAFIERVGRRKLIMPIYAELVKTPKGLELAKQAFEKAKPGYHPITTASVQDMLAKAEAK comes from the coding sequence ATGCGTAATCCGCTGATGCTCCTTCCGCTGGCCGTGGCCCTGGCCGCCGGCTGCTCCCAGGAGGCGGCCGCGCCCGCCGCCGCCCCGACTGCCGCAAAGGCCCCCGCCGCCCCCGTGAACGCCGAGAACCGCAGCCACGACGAAAGCTCGTACGCCGAGCCGGACAAGGTCGTCATCAAGGACATCGCGCTGGATCTGAAGCTGGACTTCGACCAGAAGCAGATCGGCGGCACCGCCACCTACACCCTGGAATGGAAGCAGAAGGACGCCAAGCAGCTGGTGCTCGACACCCGCGAGCTGAGCGTGTCCAAGGTCGAGGCCGTCGCCGCCGATGGCGCGCGCAGCCCGCTGAAGTTCGAGCTGGCCGCCGCTGACAAGGTGTTCGGCAGCAAGCTGACTATCGAAGCCCCGGAGCAGCCGGCCAAGGTGGAAGTGACCTACCACACCGCACCGACCGCTTCGGGCCTGCAGTGGCTGGCGCCGTCGATGACCGAGGGCAAGAAGCTGCCCTTCATGTTCAGCCAGTCGCAGGCCATCCACGCCCGTTCCTGGGTGCCGCTGCAGGACACCCCGAGCGTGCGCTTCACCTACAGCGCGCACGTGGTCTCGCGCCCGGACGTGATGGTGCTGATGAGCGCCGACAACGATCCGAAGGCCGCGCGTGACGGTGACTACACCTTCAAGATGCCGCAGCCGATTCCGTCGTACCTGTTGGCCATCGCCGCCGGCGACCTGGTGTTCGAGCCGATCTCCGGCCGCTCCGGCGTCTGGGCCGAGCCGACCATGGTCAACAAGGCCGCCAAGGAATTCGAAGACACCGAGAAGATGATCGGTGCCGCCGAGAAGCTGTACGGCGAATACCGCTGGGGCCGCTACGACATGCTGGTGCTGCCGCCGTCGTTCCCGTTCGGTGGCATGGAGAACCCGCGCCTGACCTTCGCCACCCCGACCGTGATCGTCGGCGACAAGTCGCTGGTGTCGCTGGTCGCCCACGAACTGGCGCACAGCTGGTCGGGCAACCTGGTGACCAACGCCAGCTGGAAGGACATCTGGCTCAATGAAGGCTTCACCACCTACGTCCAGGGCCGCATCACCGAAGCCCTGTACGGCAAGGAGATGGCCGAGATGGAGAAGCAGATCGACCAGACCGACCTGCTGGCCGAAGTGAAGGACATGAGCCCGGCCGACCAGGCGCTGGCGCTGCCGCCGCTGAACGAGCGTGACCCCGACGAAGCCCTCAGCCAGGTCGCCTACGTCAAGGGTTCGTGGTTCCTGGAGTTCCTGGAACAGCGCTTCGGCCGCGAGACCTTTGATCCGTTCCTGCGTGGCTGGTTCGATGACCACGCCTTCCAGAGCGCGAACACCGACCAGTTCGTCGAGTACCTGAAGAAGAACCTGCTGCCGAAGAATCCGTCGGCAGTGACCGAGGCTGAACTGAAGGCCTGGCTGGACGAGCCGGGCATCCCGGCGTTCGCGGTCAAGGCGCAGTCGCGCAACTTCAGCAGCGTCGATACCGCGCGGATCGCCTTCGCCAGCGCCGGCACCGTGCCGAGCAGCCAGGTCATCGCCGACTGGAGCACGCAGGAATGGGTGCGCTTCATCGACGGCCTGGGCGCCACCCAGCCGCTGGACAAGCTGGCCACGCTGGACAAGGCGTTCCACTTCACCGGTACCCCGAATGGCGAGATCGCCATGCGCTGGTATCCGCTGGCGATCCGCAGCGGTTACGAGCAGGCCAACGAAGGGGCCGCTGCATTCATCGAGCGCGTCGGCCGTCGCAAGCTGATCATGCCGATCTACGCTGAACTGGTGAAGACCCCGAAGGGGCTGGAGCTGGCCAAGCAGGCCTTCGAGAAGGCCAAGCCGGGCTACCACCCGATCACCACCGCCTCGGTGCAGGACATGCTGGCCAAGGCCGAAGCCAAGTAA
- the ubiE gene encoding bifunctional demethylmenaquinone methyltransferase/2-methoxy-6-polyprenyl-1,4-benzoquinol methylase UbiE produces MSESPYKAGTTHFGFRDVAAKDKQKLVGQVFTSVARNYDLMNDLMSLGVHRAWKRYYVATAQVKPGDRVLDLAGGTGDIAALLKERVGAEGSVVLGDINAGMLSVGRDRLTNRGLVLGLDYVQCNAEALPFPDNSFDLVTIAFGLRNVTDKDAGLREMYRVLKVGGQARVLEFSEVTADWFKPIYDFHSFRILPKLGKLFANDSDSYQYLAESIRKHPPQDELKAMMGQAGFERCHYKNLTGGIVSIHSGYKL; encoded by the coding sequence ATGAGCGAATCCCCCTACAAAGCCGGTACCACCCATTTCGGGTTCCGCGACGTCGCCGCCAAGGACAAGCAGAAGCTGGTCGGCCAGGTGTTCACGTCGGTCGCGCGCAACTACGACCTGATGAACGACCTGATGAGCCTGGGCGTGCACCGGGCGTGGAAGCGCTACTACGTGGCGACCGCGCAGGTGAAGCCGGGTGATCGCGTGCTTGACCTGGCCGGTGGCACCGGCGACATCGCCGCCCTGCTGAAGGAGCGCGTGGGCGCCGAAGGCTCGGTGGTGCTGGGCGACATCAACGCCGGCATGCTGTCGGTCGGCCGTGACCGCCTGACCAACCGCGGCCTGGTGCTCGGCCTGGACTACGTGCAGTGCAACGCAGAGGCCCTGCCGTTCCCGGACAACAGCTTCGATCTGGTCACCATCGCCTTCGGCCTGCGCAACGTGACCGACAAGGACGCCGGCCTGCGCGAGATGTATCGCGTGCTGAAGGTGGGCGGCCAGGCCCGCGTGCTGGAGTTCTCCGAAGTCACCGCCGACTGGTTCAAGCCGATCTACGACTTCCATTCGTTCCGGATCCTGCCCAAGCTGGGCAAGCTGTTCGCCAACGATTCGGACAGCTACCAGTACCTGGCCGAGAGCATCCGCAAGCACCCGCCGCAGGACGAACTGAAGGCGATGATGGGGCAGGCCGGTTTCGAGCGCTGCCACTACAAGAACCTGACCGGCGGCATCGTCTCGATCCATTCCGGCTACAAGCTGTAA
- a CDS encoding nucleoside deaminase — protein MITTPDYQALLQTAIAEARQGLAEGGVPIGAALYHNDGRLLGCGHNRRVQEGDPSVHGETDAFRKAGRQRRYQDTIMVTTLAPCWYCSGLVRQFNIGTVVVGESRTFQGGIDWLRENGVNVIDLDSQECVDLLGGFIAQHPEIWNEDIGE, from the coding sequence ATGATCACCACGCCCGACTACCAGGCCCTGCTGCAGACCGCCATCGCCGAAGCCCGCCAGGGCCTGGCCGAAGGCGGCGTGCCGATCGGCGCGGCGCTGTACCACAACGACGGCCGCCTGCTCGGCTGTGGCCACAACCGACGCGTGCAGGAAGGCGACCCTTCCGTGCACGGCGAGACCGACGCGTTCCGCAAGGCCGGCCGCCAGCGCCGCTACCAGGACACCATCATGGTCACCACCCTGGCCCCGTGCTGGTACTGCTCGGGGCTGGTGCGCCAGTTCAACATCGGCACGGTGGTGGTGGGCGAATCGCGTACCTTCCAGGGCGGCATCGACTGGCTGCGCGAAAACGGCGTCAACGTGATCGATCTCGACAGCCAGGAATGCGTCGATCTGCTCGGCGGCTTTATTGCGCAGCATCCTGAGATCTGGAACGAAGACATCGGCGAATGA